The DNA segment GGCATTCCGGCCCGATTCCAAAACCGGACCGGGATGGAGGCGAGGTCTGGCTCGTAACATACCTCGCCGGGCAGAAGGTGGGCTATTCGGTGATGAGATACGCGAGGAGCGGCACCGGTTTTCGCTATGACAACTTGAGCAAACTGACTCTCGGGATGATGGGCAAGACCCAGTTTGTCAATGCCCGCTCAACGGTTATCACCAACCCTGACCTGAGTCTGCGCTCCTTTGAGTTTGAGTTGAGTTCGCAGGACGGGACATTCAAGGCAAATGGTGAGGTAAAGGGTGGCAGGTTGGTGATGAACACCGGCAAGGGCAAGCAGAGTTTGAATCTGACAAGGGCGCTTTATCCCATTGAGGCTTTGGGCAGATTGATTGTTGATTCCCATCCCGAACCTGGGGCGGTTCTGAACATCCTTACATTTGATGGCACGGTTCTTGACACCCTCCCGACAGTGGTTGAGGTTTTAGGCGCAGAGTCAATCGCCATCGGCACAGAGAGGATAAATGCGCTCAAGGTGCGGGTAAGAAGGGCGAAGTTTGATGTGATAACCTTCTTGGATGAGAATGGGATAACCGTTAAAGAGGAATCGCCTTTGGGGATGAGTTCGGTCAGGGTTTCGGAAAGGGAGGCTCTTGGCGGTGAGAGTGGTTACACCGTAGATGTGTTAAGGCTGTTTGCGGTGCCTGTTGATACCGCAATCCCTGAGCCGGCAAAGGTAAGACGGGTGGTTTTGCAGGTTAGTGGCGTTGATACGAGTGAGTTTAATCTCGGTTCTGATAATCAGCGGATTTTGGAAAAGAGTGACCAGGGGTTTACCGTTGAGATTACGGTTCCTGAGATGCCTCTTAATGTGAGGCTCCCGGTTGGAGGCGAGGAGGGGTTCCTTAAGCCTTCGGTTTCAATCCCGTGTGATGCAGCGCTGATAAAAAACAGGGCAAGGGAGATTGCGAGCACAAGCGACGATGCGGTCAAAGCGGCAAGGAAGATTCTTTACTGGGTCTTCGGTTCATTGAAAAAGGAGGCGGTGGCATCATTGCCCAATGCGCTGGCTGTGCTGAAAAGTATGAAGGGCGACTGCAACGAGCATTCGGTTCTCTATGCCGCACTGTGCCGGGCAATAGGGATACCAGCAAAGGTTGCGGTCGGGCTGGTATATCTCAACGGCTCGTTTTATTACCATGCCTGGAATGAGGTTTATCTTGGGAAATGGGTGCCGGTTGACCCAACATTTGGCGAGTTTCCTGCGAGCGCATTGCGCCTGAAACTTGCTGAGGGCGAACTGAGCCAGCAGGCAGAGGTCTTAGGCGTGGTGAAAAAAATCGGGATAAGGGTATTAGAGTACAACTGATTTTCGGTTTTTAAAAACTGGGGGACAGGGATTCGAACCCCGACTAGCTGGTCCAGAGCCAGCCGTCCTACCGTTAGACGATCCCCCAGAGAGAGGAAAGTTTAAAACCCTCTTGTTCAAAGTCAAGCGTGGCAATTGACACTGGCAAACAGGGCAATATAATCCAAGGTGCTGAAAGTGATAGATTATAGGCGCTGTTTTTTCTTCCTACTTGCGGGCATAGTTATTTTTAACGGTTGTGCCCGCAGGGTGGTCAAGCCTCCTGTTGAGAAATTAACGGTCTTGGTCTCCCCTGACCTGACAACCGAGGATTTGGCAAAGATGGCAAACCTTGTGCAAATGCGGAGGAGTGAGGAGACGGTGCTCTGGCTGGCAGCGGGCAGGATTTTGCTTGATAAGGAG comes from the candidate division WOR-3 bacterium genome and includes:
- a CDS encoding transglutaminase-like domain-containing protein, translated to MPRIGVLFLSILILSCGSRVERHSGPIPKPDRDGGEVWLVTYLAGQKVGYSVMRYARSGTGFRYDNLSKLTLGMMGKTQFVNARSTVITNPDLSLRSFEFELSSQDGTFKANGEVKGGRLVMNTGKGKQSLNLTRALYPIEALGRLIVDSHPEPGAVLNILTFDGTVLDTLPTVVEVLGAESIAIGTERINALKVRVRRAKFDVITFLDENGITVKEESPLGMSSVRVSEREALGGESGYTVDVLRLFAVPVDTAIPEPAKVRRVVLQVSGVDTSEFNLGSDNQRILEKSDQGFTVEITVPEMPLNVRLPVGGEEGFLKPSVSIPCDAALIKNRAREIASTSDDAVKAARKILYWVFGSLKKEAVASLPNALAVLKSMKGDCNEHSVLYAALCRAIGIPAKVAVGLVYLNGSFYYHAWNEVYLGKWVPVDPTFGEFPASALRLKLAEGELSQQAEVLGVVKKIGIRVLEYN